One window of the Silurus meridionalis isolate SWU-2019-XX chromosome 24, ASM1480568v1, whole genome shotgun sequence genome contains the following:
- the LOC124378679 gene encoding centromere protein Q isoform X1 has translation MKPARGSSRASTRGPKAAGRHGKTLPQKRLPDDRNAQDKPGEKAPAEPRKVKGREKWKPLTKSSIMVLDNMLSLSILSVLPLKAKEKEELQKHLNILKDQFMAKCSHLPVPPQKRGNMMHMSQQIHRENQMVKHGKKKIEELEESSQAVVSALELLQVKMDRLESECKVMRDKLKEEESNAQQFFQLTEQAVLHLPVLSLCEDKPTLQDKIMNAVADPKAVINALQERNVTANAKAFLELAHKQIEQL, from the exons ATGAAGCCAGCCCGGGGGTCATCCAGAGCATCTACGCGGGGTCCTAAAGCCGCAGGTCGACATGGTAAAACATTGCCACAA AAACGATTGCCTGATGATAGGAATGCACAGGATAAGCCAGGAGAGAAAG CACCTGCAGAGCCTAGAAAGGTCAAAGGTAGGGAGAAATGGAAACCATTAACCAAGTCCTCCATCATGGTTCTCGACAACATGCTGAGTTTATCAATACT GTCTGTTCTTCCAttgaaagcaaaagaaaaagaagaattacAGAAGCACCTGAACATATTAAAAGACCA GTTCATGGCGAAATGTTCTCACCTCCCTGTGCCACCTCAGAAACGTGGAAACATGATGCACATGTCCCAGCAGATCCACAGAGAGAACCAGATGGTTAAGCACGGCAAAAAGAAAATCGAGGAATTAGAG GAGAGCAGCCAGGCAGTGGTTAGTGCACTGGAGTTGTTACAGGTCAAGATGGACAGATTGGAGAGTGAGTGCAAGGTCATGAGGGACAAACTGAAGGAAGAAGAGTCAAATGCACAGCAG ttttttcaGCTGACTGAGCAAGCTGTACTGCACCTTCCTGTTTTATCACTTTGTGAAGATAAACCCACATTACAG GACAAGATCATGAATGCGGTGGCTGACCCCAAAGCTGTCATTAATGCTCTGCAGGAAAGAAACGTAACTGCGAATGCAAAAGCCTTTTTGGAGTTGGCCCATAAGCAGATAGAGCAACTGTGA
- the LOC124378679 gene encoding centromere protein Q isoform X2, translated as MKPARGSSRASTRGPKAAGRHGKTLPQKRLPDDRNAQDKPGEKEPRKVKGREKWKPLTKSSIMVLDNMLSLSILSVLPLKAKEKEELQKHLNILKDQFMAKCSHLPVPPQKRGNMMHMSQQIHRENQMVKHGKKKIEELEESSQAVVSALELLQVKMDRLESECKVMRDKLKEEESNAQQFFQLTEQAVLHLPVLSLCEDKPTLQDKIMNAVADPKAVINALQERNVTANAKAFLELAHKQIEQL; from the exons ATGAAGCCAGCCCGGGGGTCATCCAGAGCATCTACGCGGGGTCCTAAAGCCGCAGGTCGACATGGTAAAACATTGCCACAA AAACGATTGCCTGATGATAGGAATGCACAGGATAAGCCAGGAGAGAAAG AGCCTAGAAAGGTCAAAGGTAGGGAGAAATGGAAACCATTAACCAAGTCCTCCATCATGGTTCTCGACAACATGCTGAGTTTATCAATACT GTCTGTTCTTCCAttgaaagcaaaagaaaaagaagaattacAGAAGCACCTGAACATATTAAAAGACCA GTTCATGGCGAAATGTTCTCACCTCCCTGTGCCACCTCAGAAACGTGGAAACATGATGCACATGTCCCAGCAGATCCACAGAGAGAACCAGATGGTTAAGCACGGCAAAAAGAAAATCGAGGAATTAGAG GAGAGCAGCCAGGCAGTGGTTAGTGCACTGGAGTTGTTACAGGTCAAGATGGACAGATTGGAGAGTGAGTGCAAGGTCATGAGGGACAAACTGAAGGAAGAAGAGTCAAATGCACAGCAG ttttttcaGCTGACTGAGCAAGCTGTACTGCACCTTCCTGTTTTATCACTTTGTGAAGATAAACCCACATTACAG GACAAGATCATGAATGCGGTGGCTGACCCCAAAGCTGTCATTAATGCTCTGCAGGAAAGAAACGTAACTGCGAATGCAAAAGCCTTTTTGGAGTTGGCCCATAAGCAGATAGAGCAACTGTGA
- the LOC124378670 gene encoding C5a anaphylatoxin chemotactic receptor 1 has protein sequence MALQVLQMVVTMLIFLVGVTLNGLVVWVLGFRGRKKSGSIGGETQGAGSFRIYVVNLALADLMLILRTPVMLGYLANNFAWPFGKPVCQLVMVLRCLGLYVGAFLLSAIALERCLCILRPVWARMRRPRWVVPLVCTLLWALASALSVPYITAAGLINDKNNRTQCLENVNGTGKTMLLVLESVAGFMLPLLIFLSCNVAVIVTARRAESGAPGFSATASTPTSPTGSIYTSQRMTRLYRILFLTMLLFLTCWVPYFTCRFLNALAANRADWNNLKIGAQKGIYVSLFLVYLKSALNPILYVFAARGLRRSLRTSLLSTIVRVFNEDMSESLRRKSLRRKDSQI, from the coding sequence ATGGCATTGCAAGTGCTGCAGATGGTGGTGACCATGCTGATCTTTCTGGTGGGTGTAACCCTGAACGGCCTAGTCGTTTGGGTGTTGGGCTTCCGTGGGAGGAAAAAGAGTGGCTCCATCGGAGGTGAAACCCAGGGTGCTGGAAGCTTCCGGATCTATGTTGTGAACCTGGCTCTGGCTGACCTGATGCTAATTTTGCGCACACCGGTCATGTTAGGCTATCTAGCAAACAACTTTGCCTGGCCATTTGGAAAGCCAGTGTGCCAGCTGGTAATGGTCCTGCGCTGCCTAGGATTATACGTTGGAGCCTTTTTGCTGAGTGCCATTGCACTGGAACGATGCTTGTGCATATTACGGCCTGTCTGGGCTCGAATGAGGCGCCCACGCTGGGTGGTTCCACTTGTCTGCACCCTGCTGTGGGCATTGGCTTCAGCCCTTTCCGTGCCCTACATCACAGCTGCTGGACTTATAAACGATAAAAATAATCGTACCCAATGTTTAGAAAATGTTAATGGAACTGGAAAAACGATGTTGCTTGTGTTGGAGTCAGTGGCAGGATTCATGCTTCCGTTGCTAATTTTCTTATCCTGCAACGTGGCTGTAATTGTTACTGCTAGGAGGGCCGAGAGTGGCGCGCCAGGGTTCAGTGCGACTGCCTCAACACCAACCTCCCCAACTGGATCTATTTACACATCACAAAGGATGACCCGCCTCTACCGAATCCTGTTCCTCACTATGCTCCTGTTTCTCACTTGTTGGGTGCCATACTTCACCTGCCGTTTCCTCAATGCCCTGGCTGCTAATCGGGCTGATTGGAATAACCTTAAAATAGGCGCACAAAAGGGCATATACGTGTCACTGTTCCTGGTGTACCTTAAGAGTGCACTCAACCCGATTTTGTACGTGTTCGCCGCTCGCGGCCTGAGGCGCTCTCTGCGAACCTCGTTGCTCTCGACAATTGTGCGAGTCTTCAACGAGGATATGTCCGAATCACTGCGCAGGAAGTCCCTGCGAAGAAAAGACTCACAGATTTGA